Proteins encoded in a region of the Anoxybacillus amylolyticus genome:
- the cobM gene encoding precorrin-4 C(11)-methyltransferase: MIYIVGAGPGDPELITVKGMLLLQRADAIFYTDSLVNDALLQYAKQEAEIFQTAGMHLEQIVTQMVERVKQGKTVVRLHTGDPSIYGATLEQIALLKKEGIKVEIVPGVSSVFAAAAAAQVELTVPDLTQTVILTRAEGRTPVPEKEKLAQLAKHHCTIALFLSATLTKKVTNALLEAGWSEDTPVVVVYKATWPDEKIIRATVGTLDEAMRENGIRQHALILAGWALDSAITERSYRSKLYDKTFTHGYRRGE, from the coding sequence ATGATTTACATTGTTGGTGCCGGTCCAGGCGACCCTGAATTAATTACGGTCAAAGGGATGTTGCTTTTACAACGGGCAGATGCGATTTTTTATACCGATTCGCTCGTCAACGATGCGCTTTTACAATACGCCAAACAAGAAGCGGAAATCTTTCAAACGGCAGGGATGCATTTAGAACAAATCGTAACGCAAATGGTCGAACGCGTCAAACAAGGAAAAACGGTAGTACGCCTTCATACTGGCGACCCATCCATTTATGGAGCGACGCTTGAACAAATCGCGTTATTAAAAAAAGAAGGCATTAAGGTGGAAATCGTCCCAGGTGTTAGCTCTGTATTTGCGGCGGCAGCGGCAGCGCAAGTGGAATTGACAGTTCCTGATTTAACGCAAACGGTCATTTTAACGCGCGCGGAAGGACGCACGCCAGTTCCAGAGAAGGAAAAATTAGCACAATTGGCGAAACATCATTGTACGATCGCGCTATTTTTAAGTGCGACGTTAACGAAAAAAGTGACAAACGCGTTGCTTGAAGCAGGCTGGAGCGAGGATACCCCTGTTGTCGTCGTCTACAAAGCGACATGGCCGGATGAAAAAATCATTCGTGCTACTGTCGGGACATTGGATGAAGCGATGCGGGAAAACGGCATTCGCCAACATGCGTTAATCCTCGCTGGATGGGCATTAGATTCGGCGATTACCGAACGGTCGTATCGCTCGAAATTGTATGATAAAACGTTTACGCACGGCTATCGACGAGGGGAGTGA